Within Bacillus sp. FJAT-45350, the genomic segment ACACGTCCATATGGTACAGAGGCATTCGTCCTTTGTATTCTTTTATAATTGTAAATGTTGGGCTATTGACTACTCTCTTTACACCTAGTCCTTTAGCTAGACCCTTTGTGAAGCTTGTCTTCCCTGCTCCAAGGTCACCTTCAAGAGTAATTACATCATTTGGTTCTAGTAACCCTGCTATTTTTGTTGCTAACGCCATTGTCTCCTCAGGAGAGTGACTTTCAATTTGTAGTTTTCCCATTTTTCCACCTATCCATATTAACGATTAAAATGATTATAACCTTTTTTCTCTAGCAATAATAACTTTTGATTATGTTTTAGTTTTACTTGAGCTTTTCCTTTTTGGACTTCACCAATTTTTGTAATTTTAAAATTTGCAGTTTCAATTTCGTTCTTTACTGATTTCCAATCACTTGAAGACATTGCCCCAATCAATTGAAAATCTTCTCCTCCAAACAACGCATATTCCATTCGTTGTTCGAGGCTATATGTAGATAGTTCCTTGCTATATGGAAGCTCATCTGAATCAATGACAATTGTTACATTACTTTCTTCAGCTATTTCGTTTGCCTCACTAGCGACACCATCACTGACATCATTAAGAGCTAACCGAATGTCACTTTTCGCTAAAATTCTCCCAATTTCAACTTGAGGTCTAGGCTTTTGATGAGCTTTAACCAGGTTTTTTTGTTCAGTAGTAAAATCACCACTTATTCCATTTTCTAAAAGGAGTTCTAATCCTGCACTAGAATCACCTACTGTCCCTGTTACAAATACGATATCTCCAGGTTTCGCCTCTTTACGTAGCAGTCTACGCTCTTTTTCCACCTGCCCTACTACCGTTACACTAATCACCAGGCTATCTTTTGTGGATACTGTATCTCCACCAATTAAATCTACCTTATGCTGATGAGCAAGCTCAGACATTCCTTGATATATTTCCTGTAATTCTTCCTCACTCCACCTTTTTGGAATCGCAATTGAAACGAGGTAATAGAGAGGTATTGCTCCCATTGCAGCTAAATCACTAATATTAACAGCAAGTGCTTTGTAGCCAATGTGAGTTGGCTCCATCGTATCTTTACGAAAATGGACACCTTCCACCATTGTATCCACACAAATGACTTGATCATAGTCTTCACTTGTATGGTAAACTGCTGCATCATCGCCTATCCCAACACGTAACCCTTTCTGGTACGTTCCTTTGGGCACTATGCTTTGTATAAAGGCAAATTCATCTTTCATCAAAACACCTACTTATCTCATCTCTTGTATCTATCATAGCGTATTTCTTTAAAAAAATAAAAAAACCTTAGGAAGTTTTCCTAAGGAGTATGTGTGTAATTTGGTTTTAGAAGCAGATTGATTCTGCGGTTACTCGTCACAAAACCTAATAGTAGATTACTCGAGAATTGTTTTGGTTGCGGGGGACGGATTTGAACCGTCGACCTTCGGGTTATGAGCCCGACGAGCTACCAGACTGCTCCACCCCGCGTTAGTATTATTGAAAAATAGATGACTCTTTGTAGGTTTAGTATGCCTCAACCTTTTCAAGATTATTCATTGAAGATTTTGCATCGAGACAACTCGAAGTTTTTTCAACGGTGCTTTGCTTGTTGCTCCACTCCGTGTTAAATTTTGATAATGTCTCTTCCTCAACTCTACAATACTTAGTATAGCCATTATGATAATGTTTATACATTAAAGATAAAAAAATATGGCAACGTCCTACTCTTGCAGGGGGAAGCCCCCAACTACCATCGGCGCTGAAGAACTTAACTTCCGTGTTCGGCATGAGAACGGGTGTGACCTCTTCGCTATCGCCACCATATTTCATTACTAATTAATAATAACATGAAAGGATAAATTATGCAAGTGATAGCCGCTTATAAATATGCGGCTATGCTACTTCTATGATCTTATACCATTTTATTTTGCTTCTTCAATTGACCGATTGATTTCATCAATAATATCCTTTTCATCCTCTAAGCCAATTGAAATTCTCACTAATTGCGCTGTAATGCCGAGTCGATTACGTATCTCATCTGGAACTGTTCGATGGGACGTACGTAATGGATAAGTGACTGTTGTCTCTACTCCAGCTAACGTTGGTACAATTTTTATCCAATTAAGTGCTTGATAAAATTTTTCGATATCAACATTTTCTCCAAGTTCAATTGATACCATCGCTCCATTGCCTTTTTCACTTACTTCAGAAGGATAGTACACTTTTTCTACATACTGATTTGATTGTAAAGCTTCTGCTACTGCCTTCGCATTACGGGATTGTCTATCCATTCTAACACTTAATGTTTTTAATCCTCTGCATGCTAGCCAAGCCTCAAAAGGGCTAAGATTTGCTCCTAGATTGACAACCTTTGTTTTTGCTTTAGCGACTAGCTCTTC encodes:
- the tsaE gene encoding tRNA (adenosine(37)-N6)-threonylcarbamoyltransferase complex ATPase subunit type 1 TsaE; protein product: MGKLQIESHSPEETMALATKIAGLLEPNDVITLEGDLGAGKTSFTKGLAKGLGVKRVVNSPTFTIIKEYKGRMPLYHMDVYRLEDSDEDLGFDEYFEGEGVTVIEWPSMIQDQLPKERLMIEISHQGEENRIITIEPVGSRYIMLCKELEK
- the thiL gene encoding thiamine-phosphate kinase, which gives rise to MKDEFAFIQSIVPKGTYQKGLRVGIGDDAAVYHTSEDYDQVICVDTMVEGVHFRKDTMEPTHIGYKALAVNISDLAAMGAIPLYYLVSIAIPKRWSEEELQEIYQGMSELAHQHKVDLIGGDTVSTKDSLVISVTVVGQVEKERRLLRKEAKPGDIVFVTGTVGDSSAGLELLLENGISGDFTTEQKNLVKAHQKPRPQVEIGRILAKSDIRLALNDVSDGVASEANEIAEESNVTIVIDSDELPYSKELSTYSLEQRMEYALFGGEDFQLIGAMSSSDWKSVKNEIETANFKITKIGEVQKGKAQVKLKHNQKLLLLEKKGYNHFNR